Genomic segment of Peribacillus frigoritolerans:
CCTTTACACAATCGCCTTATTATTCCTATTGAGTACTAATGGCCATCATTTGCTTTTGGATGGAATTTTTTATAGTTATCAGTTCATCCCGATTGACCAATTATTTGTACCATTCGGAGATCATGCGCTGATAGAATATTTGGCCAAAGCTTTCAGCAAAGCTTTCATGATTGCTTTTCAAATGTCCATACCTGTGGTGGGAAGTATTTTCTTAGTGGATGTCACGCTTGGGATACTTGCCAGGACAGTTCCTCAATTAAATGTGTTCGTTGTTGGGATTCCAGTGAAAATCATTGCCGGATTAGCGGTTATCATACTGGTAATGGGGATGATGATGACGGTTGTCACCCAACTCTTCAATTTCTTGCTTTTGACCATGCGTCACCTAATGCAGTTGATTGGAGGCGTTTGATATGGAGTGGTATCAGCTGGATTTGCAGTTTTTCGCTGGTGAAAAGACCGAAAAGGCGACTCCCAAAAAACGTCAGGATTCGAAGAAAAAAGGTCAGGTGGCAAAGAGTCAGGATGTAAATACCTCTGTGAATTTAATTGCAGTGTTTTCAGTGTTATTGCTTATGGGACCGTACATGTATAATCATTTGCTCGGTCTTATGAAAGAATATCTGCAACATTTTACCTTGGCTGGATTCAGTGAGGAGAATATGCAAATTATCATGATAGAGGTTTTAAAGGAGATGGGCCTTATCCTAGGACCCGTTTTTGCAGCAGCGATAGTGGCTGGGATATTGGCTAATGTCATGCAAGTCGGGTTTTTGTTTTCGACTGAATCCATACAGTTCAAACTTGATAAATTGGATCCCATTAAAGGATTCAAACGTATTTTTTCAATGAGGGCCATTGTTGAATTATTGAAATCCATTCTTAAAATATCATTTGTTGGTTTTGTTGCCTTTTATGTACTATGGCAGCGCATGGACGAGATTATGATTTTATCACAGGTTTCTGTGGAAGAAGCGATGGCAACACTGGCGGATATTACGATTAAAGTAGGATTTTATTCTGCCGTGGCTTTATTGTTCATTGCTCTATTAGACTATTTGTATCAAAAATATGACTTTGAAAAAAACATCCGGATGTCCAAA
This window contains:
- the fliR gene encoding flagellar biosynthetic protein FliR translates to MEELFPHFPAFLLIVVRVTTFFVAMPIFSYRSIPVQHRVGLGIFLAWIMYYTIDAPVLELDVTFYLLIMKEALVGLFIGFAAYMILSAVQIAGGLIDFQMGFSIANVIDPQTGAQSPLMGQYLYTIALLFLLSTNGHHLLLDGIFYSYQFIPIDQLFVPFGDHALIEYLAKAFSKAFMIAFQMSIPVVGSIFLVDVTLGILARTVPQLNVFVVGIPVKIIAGLAVIILVMGMMMTVVTQLFNFLLLTMRHLMQLIGGV
- the flhB gene encoding flagellar biosynthesis protein FlhB, with protein sequence MEWYQLDLQFFAGEKTEKATPKKRQDSKKKGQVAKSQDVNTSVNLIAVFSVLLLMGPYMYNHLLGLMKEYLQHFTLAGFSEENMQIIMIEVLKEMGLILGPVFAAAIVAGILANVMQVGFLFSTESIQFKLDKLDPIKGFKRIFSMRAIVELLKSILKISFVGFVAFYVLWQRMDEIMILSQVSVEEAMATLADITIKVGFYSAVALLFIALLDYLYQKYDFEKNIRMSKQDIKDEYKNSEGDPLIKSKIKQKQRQMAAQRMMQEIPNADVVITNPTHFAIALKYDEEKAEAPYVVAKGVDFVAQKIKFIAKENDVTMVENRPLARSLYVQAELGQAIPEEFFKAVAEILAFVYKTKGKV